The proteins below come from a single Amycolatopsis lurida genomic window:
- a CDS encoding MlaE family ABC transporter permease, with protein sequence MTSVPERAREAFKRPGNSLFELGDQLLFYIRALAAIPMAVTRYFREVVRLLAEVTFGSGALAVIGGTVGVMVGLCVFTGITVGLQGFSALNQINISAMTGFLTAYFNTREIAPLSAGLALSATVGAGFTAQLGAMRISEEIDALEVMAVRSMPYLVTTRIVAGFIAIIPLYVIGLLISYLGSRVTTVVFFGQSGGTYDHYFSLFLPPEDVLWSFAKVLVFSVGVILTHCFYGYRAAGGPAGVGVAVGRAVRTSIVLISVLDLFLSLAIWGATTTVKVSG encoded by the coding sequence GTGACCAGCGTCCCCGAACGGGCCCGCGAGGCGTTCAAACGCCCCGGCAACAGTCTTTTCGAGCTGGGCGACCAGTTGCTGTTCTACATCCGCGCGCTCGCGGCGATCCCGATGGCGGTCACCCGCTACTTCCGGGAAGTGGTCCGCCTGCTCGCCGAAGTGACCTTCGGCAGCGGGGCCCTCGCGGTGATCGGCGGCACCGTCGGCGTGATGGTCGGCCTGTGCGTGTTCACCGGGATCACCGTCGGGCTGCAGGGTTTCAGCGCGCTGAACCAGATCAACATCTCCGCGATGACCGGCTTCCTCACCGCGTACTTCAACACCCGCGAGATCGCGCCGCTGTCGGCAGGGCTAGCGTTGTCCGCGACGGTCGGCGCCGGATTCACCGCGCAACTGGGCGCCATGCGGATCTCCGAAGAGATCGACGCGCTCGAAGTGATGGCCGTACGCAGCATGCCCTACCTCGTCACCACCCGGATCGTGGCCGGATTCATCGCGATCATCCCGCTCTACGTGATCGGCCTGCTGATCTCCTACCTCGGCTCAAGGGTGACGACGGTGGTCTTCTTCGGACAGTCCGGCGGAACCTACGACCACTACTTCTCCTTGTTCCTACCGCCTGAAGACGTACTGTGGTCGTTCGCCAAGGTCCTCGTGTTCAGCGTCGGCGTCATCCTCACGCACTGCTTCTACGGCTATCGCGCCGCAGGCGGCCCTGCCGGCGTCGGGGTCGCGGTCGGCCGCGCCGTGCGGACGTCGATCGTGCTGATCAGCGTGCTGGACCTCTTCCTCAGCCTGGCGATCTGGGGCGCCACCACGACCGTGAAGGTGTCCGGATGA